A window of the Branchiibius hedensis genome harbors these coding sequences:
- a CDS encoding Dps family protein translates to MATIEKTNNRNAPGGVGAKRTKEENAETGFTASAALTKNMQKVLVDLIELSLQGKQAHWNVVGTNFRDTHLQLDEIIDAAREFGDTVAERMRALHALPDGRSDIVAQSTTLPEFPQGEVLTKDVIDLMTERIDDVAHTCRDVHDAVDEEDPTTADILHSILERLEQLSWMVSAENRVPKKA, encoded by the coding sequence ATGGCAACAATCGAGAAGACCAACAACCGCAATGCGCCCGGTGGGGTGGGTGCCAAGCGCACCAAGGAAGAGAACGCCGAGACCGGTTTCACCGCGTCGGCGGCGCTGACCAAGAACATGCAGAAGGTCCTGGTGGACCTGATCGAACTGTCGCTGCAGGGCAAGCAGGCGCACTGGAACGTCGTGGGCACCAACTTCCGCGACACTCACCTGCAGCTCGATGAGATCATCGATGCGGCAAGGGAATTCGGGGACACCGTGGCCGAGCGGATGCGTGCCCTGCATGCCCTGCCCGACGGCCGTAGTGACATCGTGGCCCAGTCCACCACCCTGCCGGAGTTCCCGCAGGGTGAGGTGCTGACCAAGGACGTCATCGATCTGATGACCGAGCGCATCGACGACGTGGCGCACACCTGCCGCGACGTGCATGACGCGGTCGACGAGGAGGACCCGACCACCGCGGACATCCTGCACTCCATCCTGGAGCGGTTGGAGCAGCTGTCCTGGATGGTGTCCGCGGAGAACCGCGTGCCCAAGAAGGCCTGA
- a CDS encoding GMC family oxidoreductase, with protein sequence MRHYATTDEVDAVVVGTGAGGAPILATLAARGLKVVALEAGPNFEATDFSADEADAAKINWMSERLSGGEDPTAFGPNNSGRGVGGSTLHWGAFTPRPDPRDLRLNQITGAGTDWPVDPAELTGYLRQAERDIGVSGPSPYPWDPDRVYDQAPVPRNGPARLVAAGCEALGITATDAPAAVLSVARAQPGFGERHACVNCGQCHQGCRFTAKGTMDTTYLPAAVANGAEIRPDSMVTGVELDVRGRVVAVVYQRDGRTQRQRCRNLFLCAGGIETPRLLLHTGLANSSGMVGRNFMAHGGTQVWAQFDARVRSYRGYPSALITEDFVRPKDADFAGGYLIQSLGVMPATYATSLVRGGGLWGAPLMEALEQSQYTVGIGINAECLPAAQNTLELADETDEFGIPRARITFSAGPNEKAIDQHATDTMTRIMQAAGGTNLRVLSRTAHTLGTCRMSTDPALGVVDGDLRSHEIANLWICDNSVFPSALSANPGLITMALALRTAERFLAG encoded by the coding sequence ATGCGGCACTACGCAACGACGGACGAGGTGGACGCGGTCGTCGTCGGCACCGGTGCAGGCGGCGCCCCCATCCTGGCGACGCTCGCCGCTCGGGGGTTGAAAGTCGTTGCGTTGGAGGCAGGTCCGAACTTCGAGGCCACTGACTTCAGCGCGGACGAGGCCGACGCAGCGAAGATCAACTGGATGTCCGAGCGGCTGTCCGGCGGCGAGGACCCGACGGCGTTCGGTCCGAACAACAGCGGTCGCGGAGTCGGTGGGTCGACCTTGCACTGGGGCGCCTTCACCCCGCGCCCCGATCCCCGTGATCTGCGACTGAACCAGATCACGGGCGCCGGGACCGACTGGCCGGTGGATCCGGCCGAGCTGACCGGCTATCTGCGACAGGCCGAACGCGACATCGGCGTGAGCGGTCCGAGTCCGTACCCGTGGGACCCGGACCGGGTCTATGACCAGGCACCGGTCCCGCGCAACGGTCCGGCCCGGTTGGTCGCCGCCGGATGCGAAGCGCTGGGCATCACCGCGACCGACGCGCCCGCTGCGGTGCTGTCGGTCGCGCGCGCCCAGCCCGGCTTCGGCGAGCGGCACGCATGCGTCAACTGCGGGCAGTGCCATCAGGGCTGCCGTTTCACGGCCAAGGGCACGATGGACACGACTTATCTGCCGGCTGCAGTCGCCAACGGCGCTGAGATCCGGCCTGATTCGATGGTGACCGGTGTTGAGCTGGACGTGCGCGGCCGGGTGGTTGCGGTGGTCTATCAGCGCGACGGCCGCACCCAACGGCAGCGGTGCCGCAACCTGTTCTTGTGCGCCGGCGGGATCGAAACCCCCCGGCTGCTGCTGCACACCGGCCTCGCCAACAGCAGCGGCATGGTTGGCCGCAACTTCATGGCGCACGGCGGCACGCAGGTGTGGGCCCAGTTCGACGCCCGCGTCCGCAGCTACCGCGGGTATCCGTCGGCGCTGATCACCGAGGATTTCGTGCGCCCGAAGGACGCTGACTTCGCCGGCGGCTACCTGATCCAGTCGCTGGGGGTCATGCCCGCGACGTACGCGACGTCCTTGGTGCGCGGCGGCGGCCTGTGGGGGGCGCCGTTGATGGAAGCACTCGAGCAGAGTCAGTACACCGTGGGCATCGGGATCAACGCCGAGTGCCTACCTGCGGCGCAGAACACGCTCGAACTGGCCGATGAGACAGACGAATTCGGAATCCCGCGCGCCCGCATCACGTTCAGCGCCGGGCCCAATGAGAAGGCGATCGACCAGCACGCGACCGACACGATGACCCGGATCATGCAAGCGGCCGGTGGCACGAACCTGCGAGTTCTCAGCCGCACGGCACACACCCTGGGGACCTGCCGGATGAGCACGGACCCGGCACTCGGGGTCGTGGACGGCGACTTGCGCAGCCATGAGATCGCGAACCTGTGGATCTGCGACAACTCGGTGTTTCCCAGCGCGCTCAGCGCCAATCCGGGGTTGATCACGATGGCCCTGGCGTTGCGGACCGCGGAGCGTTTCCTGGCCGGTTAG
- a CDS encoding NAD(P)/FAD-dependent oxidoreductase, with amino-acid sequence MADSTQFDYLIIGGGMSADTAARGIRELDADGTIGILSEDVDEPYTRPALSKKLWTDPEFTWDPVPLGTADATGAQIRLQCSVSTIRPAEHEVDTTGGDTVGYGKLLIATGGAPRLLPVPAGPKVLPFRSAQNYRDLRTLADQHGRIAVVGGGFIGTELAAALVQNDVETVLIHDGSVVGGNVFPPDLAKHFEQLFIDAGVEIVGGTRVVGGEVTDDGVRLDLADGDPVTVDAVVSGLGITPVVSLVETAGITVDDGIVVDEQLRTSAEDVWACGDVANYPDRILGQRRVEHVDNAEQMGKAAGRNLAGAGQPYAHTPLYYSDVFTASYEAVGRLDGSLEVVEDWQEPFDTGVVYYLDEGKPVGVLLWNVWDSTDAAREVLASADTLSREDLIGRIR; translated from the coding sequence ATGGCCGATTCCACGCAGTTCGACTATTTGATCATCGGCGGCGGCATGTCGGCAGACACCGCTGCGCGGGGCATCCGGGAACTCGACGCCGACGGGACGATCGGCATCCTCAGCGAGGACGTCGACGAGCCGTACACCCGCCCGGCACTGAGCAAGAAACTCTGGACCGATCCCGAATTCACCTGGGATCCGGTCCCGCTCGGCACCGCTGATGCGACCGGGGCGCAAATCCGGTTGCAGTGCAGCGTCAGCACCATCCGCCCGGCCGAACACGAGGTGGACACCACCGGCGGCGACACCGTCGGGTACGGCAAATTGCTGATCGCGACCGGTGGTGCACCCCGGCTGCTGCCGGTCCCGGCCGGCCCGAAGGTGTTGCCCTTCCGATCGGCGCAGAACTACCGCGATCTGCGGACGCTGGCTGATCAGCACGGCCGGATCGCCGTGGTCGGCGGTGGTTTCATCGGCACCGAGTTGGCTGCTGCGTTGGTGCAGAACGATGTCGAGACCGTGCTCATCCACGACGGCTCCGTCGTCGGCGGCAATGTCTTCCCACCCGACCTGGCCAAGCATTTCGAGCAGCTCTTCATCGACGCCGGAGTCGAAATCGTCGGCGGCACAAGAGTCGTCGGTGGAGAGGTCACGGACGACGGTGTCCGCTTGGACCTTGCCGACGGTGATCCGGTCACCGTGGATGCGGTCGTGAGTGGTCTGGGCATCACGCCGGTGGTGTCGCTCGTCGAGACCGCCGGAATCACGGTCGATGACGGGATCGTGGTCGATGAGCAGTTGCGGACCTCCGCCGAAGACGTGTGGGCCTGCGGCGATGTGGCCAACTACCCCGACCGGATCCTGGGTCAACGCCGGGTGGAGCACGTGGACAACGCCGAGCAGATGGGCAAGGCCGCCGGTCGCAACCTGGCGGGCGCCGGTCAGCCCTACGCGCACACGCCGTTGTACTACTCCGACGTCTTCACCGCCAGTTACGAGGCGGTCGGCCGCCTCGACGGGTCGTTGGAGGTCGTCGAGGACTGGCAGGAGCCGTTCGACACCGGCGTCGTCTACTACCTGGACGAGGGCAAACCGGTCGGCGTACTGCTTTGGAACGTCTGGGATTCCACGGACGCGGCCCGCGAGGTGCTGGCGAGCGCGGACACCCTGTCCCGTGAGGATCTGATCGGCAGGATCCGCTGA
- a CDS encoding SDR family oxidoreductase, with product MPGDQLTFDNPVQRYPRVTPPLQHQDEPALQGGMSPVPDLGEHSYRGTGRLTGRKALITGGDSGIGGAAAIAFAREGADVVIVHRAGEEQDAAHVLTQIADAGRSGHAVVADLAHADDCRRVVAEALAALGGLDILVSNAGKQTAVASVLDLPDEQFELTFQTNLFAFFRLVKAALPHLPAGASIIATASLEAYKPAPDRLDYAASKAAINNFAKGLAQQLAPQGIRVNVVAPGPTWTALQVSDGVSDDQLVHFDDESTYERAGQPAEIAPAFVFLASAESSYVSGETLNVNGAMVTP from the coding sequence GTGCCTGGCGATCAACTGACCTTCGACAACCCCGTCCAGCGGTACCCACGAGTGACGCCACCGTTGCAGCACCAGGACGAACCAGCGCTCCAGGGTGGCATGTCACCGGTGCCGGATCTGGGTGAGCACAGCTACCGCGGGACCGGTCGACTGACCGGCCGCAAGGCGCTGATCACCGGCGGCGACTCCGGCATCGGTGGGGCCGCCGCGATCGCCTTCGCCCGGGAAGGTGCCGACGTGGTGATCGTGCATCGGGCCGGCGAGGAGCAGGACGCGGCACACGTACTCACGCAGATCGCAGACGCGGGGCGTTCCGGCCACGCGGTGGTTGCCGACCTCGCGCACGCCGATGATTGTCGACGCGTTGTCGCCGAGGCGCTCGCTGCCCTGGGCGGGCTGGACATCCTGGTCAGCAACGCCGGCAAGCAAACCGCGGTCGCCTCGGTGCTCGACCTGCCGGACGAGCAGTTCGAACTGACCTTCCAGACCAACCTGTTCGCCTTCTTCCGGCTGGTGAAGGCTGCCCTGCCGCACCTGCCCGCAGGCGCCAGCATCATCGCGACCGCCTCGTTGGAGGCGTACAAACCGGCCCCGGACCGGCTGGACTACGCGGCCTCGAAAGCCGCGATCAACAACTTCGCCAAGGGGCTCGCACAGCAACTGGCACCCCAGGGCATCCGGGTCAACGTGGTGGCGCCCGGACCCACCTGGACCGCCCTGCAGGTCTCCGACGGGGTTTCCGATGACCAGCTGGTGCACTTCGATGACGAGAGCACCTACGAGCGGGCCGGTCAACCAGCCGAGATCGCACCTGCGTTCGTCTTCCTTGCGTCCGCCGAGTCCAGCTACGTCTCCGGCGAGACGTTGAACGTCAACGGCGCGATGGTGACGCCCTGA
- a CDS encoding alpha/beta fold hydrolase — translation MSGITVVALPGLGLDARYYDHLTTALRPQGIEVVALDLPGFGSLACTGSLPADMVGELTTSVIARIAAVVRGPWVLLGHSMGGKVTSSVAARTLSGNIGLFGLIGVILLAPSPPTPEPMDEDRRDTMLGWATGGPIRGSDAAEFIEQNVASPLPAADQGAVRSSITGCSPAVWRQWLTTGSKQDVSDQIGVLPLPALILGGDQDDDLGAAAQPRLHAGTYPRASYVTVPDCGHLIALEQPEFLAAAVADYLHEQSLTAPLVPDQWCALIASERTIPAVRRSLAARAIPDDPSYTPKVLSARQLTTLRLLAEVVVPQVDPAIDVAARVDAQLARGEGDGWRPDGQPPDPEAYRSALDQLAGTSIDEHTVSALIDNPALRSWFEDARVDLIRQWLGHPASMARIGYDGFAAGSIATIGRGYHLLGPGERDAWEPQELGTTL, via the coding sequence CTGAGCGGCATCACGGTCGTCGCGCTGCCTGGCCTGGGGCTCGACGCGCGCTACTACGACCACCTCACGACAGCGCTTCGACCGCAGGGCATCGAGGTCGTGGCCCTCGACCTACCCGGTTTTGGATCGCTCGCGTGCACCGGATCGCTGCCCGCAGACATGGTCGGCGAACTCACGACGTCGGTGATCGCGCGGATCGCTGCCGTGGTGCGTGGGCCCTGGGTGCTCCTCGGTCACAGCATGGGCGGCAAAGTCACCAGTTCGGTTGCAGCACGGACTCTTTCGGGGAACATCGGACTCTTCGGGCTCATCGGTGTGATCCTGCTGGCTCCGTCGCCGCCCACTCCGGAGCCGATGGACGAGGACCGGCGGGACACCATGCTGGGCTGGGCCACGGGCGGGCCGATCAGAGGTTCGGACGCGGCGGAGTTCATCGAGCAGAACGTCGCCTCCCCACTGCCGGCCGCCGACCAGGGCGCAGTCCGCTCGTCGATCACCGGCTGCTCCCCCGCGGTGTGGCGGCAGTGGCTGACCACCGGCTCGAAACAGGACGTATCCGACCAGATCGGGGTACTGCCGCTGCCGGCGCTCATCCTGGGCGGTGACCAGGACGACGACCTGGGAGCCGCCGCCCAGCCCCGGCTGCACGCAGGCACCTACCCGCGGGCGTCGTACGTGACGGTCCCGGACTGTGGGCACCTGATCGCGCTGGAGCAACCCGAGTTCTTGGCCGCTGCCGTCGCTGACTATCTGCACGAGCAGTCCTTGACCGCGCCGTTGGTGCCTGACCAGTGGTGTGCGCTGATCGCCTCCGAGCGCACCATCCCCGCCGTACGCCGATCGCTCGCCGCCCGCGCGATCCCGGACGACCCTTCGTACACACCGAAGGTCCTGTCGGCGCGGCAACTGACCACCCTGCGGTTGCTCGCGGAAGTCGTTGTCCCGCAGGTCGACCCGGCAATCGATGTGGCGGCACGGGTCGATGCCCAACTGGCACGGGGTGAGGGTGACGGCTGGCGGCCCGACGGCCAGCCACCGGATCCGGAGGCCTACCGCAGCGCACTCGACCAGTTGGCCGGGACCAGCATCGACGAGCACACCGTGTCGGCACTGATCGACAACCCGGCGTTGCGGTCGTGGTTCGAGGACGCCCGGGTCGACTTGATCCGCCAGTGGCTCGGCCACCCGGCCTCGATGGCCCGGATCGGGTACGACGGGTTCGCCGCGGGCTCAATCGCGACGATCGGGCGCGGCTACCACCTCCTCGGTCCCGGCGAACGGGATGCCTGGGAGCCGCAAGAGCTGGGGACAACGCTGTGA
- a CDS encoding SDR family oxidoreductase, giving the protein MTRDQYTLTDPTTLYEANEPQAQELDGPGTDAEMTPAADLGEQTYRGTGRLKGRKALITGGDSGIGGATAIAFAREGADVAISYLPEEEEDAQRIAGLIREAGTSAYTFPGDLTDAAFCKSLVADAVEALGGLDILVNNAGKQQFNEDLTTLSDEQFDATFKTNVYALFYITKAALPHLKPGSTIINSTSVQAYSPAAILVDYASTKATINTFTKALAQQLAPKGIRVNAVAPGPVWTPLQPAGGQPQEKLKDFGDESPIGRAGQPAELAPAYVFLASPESSYVAGETLNVNGGMPTP; this is encoded by the coding sequence ATGACCCGCGACCAATACACCCTGACCGACCCGACCACTCTCTACGAAGCCAACGAGCCGCAGGCCCAGGAACTCGACGGGCCGGGGACCGACGCCGAGATGACTCCCGCCGCCGACCTGGGCGAGCAGACCTATCGGGGCACCGGCCGGCTGAAGGGGCGCAAGGCCCTGATCACCGGCGGCGACTCCGGCATCGGCGGTGCGACCGCGATCGCCTTCGCTCGGGAAGGGGCCGACGTCGCCATCAGCTACCTGCCGGAGGAGGAAGAGGACGCCCAGCGGATCGCCGGACTGATCCGCGAGGCCGGCACCTCGGCGTACACCTTCCCCGGCGATCTGACCGACGCGGCCTTCTGCAAGTCGCTGGTCGCCGACGCGGTCGAGGCCCTCGGCGGGTTGGACATCCTGGTGAACAACGCCGGCAAACAGCAGTTCAACGAGGACCTGACGACGCTGTCCGATGAGCAGTTCGACGCCACGTTCAAGACCAACGTCTACGCGCTGTTCTACATCACCAAGGCCGCGCTGCCGCACCTGAAGCCCGGGTCCACGATCATCAATTCCACGTCGGTGCAGGCGTATTCGCCGGCTGCAATCCTGGTCGACTACGCCTCGACCAAAGCCACCATCAACACCTTCACCAAGGCCCTGGCGCAGCAGCTGGCACCCAAAGGCATCCGGGTCAACGCGGTCGCCCCGGGCCCGGTGTGGACACCGCTGCAACCGGCCGGCGGTCAGCCGCAGGAGAAGCTGAAGGACTTCGGTGACGAGTCGCCGATCGGCCGGGCGGGGCAGCCCGCGGAGTTGGCACCGGCGTACGTGTTCCTGGCCTCCCCCGAGTCCAGTTACGTGGCGGGCGAGACGTTGAACGTCAACGGTGGGATGCCCACCCCCTGA
- a CDS encoding glycoside hydrolase family 15 protein, with product MSEYQPIESYAPIGDGRTVALIGRDGRIDWLPLPGLAARPIFSRLLDPQTGGCLELCPAEDFESSRRYLDGTNVLETTFRTSSGSVRVTDAMVSGIAGRLPWAQLSRRVECDEGQVAMRWTVQPGTSWGTASPWVEHTDGHQVLRCADVTLAVVGEDHGPTDPVHDAPGGPVLHGAFVAREGGQHALALVATEAEPVHLPDPALISDGIDRTVANWQDWSRVFSYDGPWADQVQRSALALKLLIYSPTGAIAAAATSSLPESPAGEKNWDYRFAWVRDLAYTAHALTRFGLREETHAALSWMLRTIREGGDRMHVMYTLDGGPVPQPRQFDVPGWHGIGPVVHGNPAQDQLQLGAYGDLFAICRTYVEAGNLLDLKTGRLLAKIADTVADLWRRPDSGIWELPQLRHYTCSKMSCWKALEDAVSLSEAGAIPGHGARWQTERDRIRDWIEKHCWSDELGSYVAYADGTDLDASVLLHAPTGFDRGERMSRTIDAVTAALGSNGLLYRYSGMQHEEKTFVACAFWRAQALACVGRHQEAVDQIDRLVAAANDVGIYAEMIDPDDGSAWGNTPQALSHLGLINAVLTIAELVPDEILGTR from the coding sequence CTGAGCGAGTATCAGCCGATCGAGTCCTACGCCCCCATCGGCGACGGACGCACGGTCGCGCTCATCGGTCGCGACGGCCGGATCGACTGGTTGCCCTTGCCGGGGTTGGCTGCCCGGCCGATCTTCTCCCGACTGCTGGACCCGCAGACCGGTGGCTGTCTCGAACTGTGTCCGGCCGAGGACTTCGAGAGTTCGCGGCGATACCTGGACGGCACGAACGTCCTGGAAACCACGTTCCGTACGTCGTCCGGTTCCGTGCGCGTGACGGACGCCATGGTCTCCGGGATCGCCGGTCGACTGCCGTGGGCGCAGTTGTCCCGACGCGTCGAGTGCGATGAAGGGCAGGTGGCGATGCGCTGGACCGTCCAACCGGGTACTTCCTGGGGCACCGCCTCACCGTGGGTCGAACACACCGACGGTCACCAGGTTCTGCGCTGCGCCGACGTGACTCTCGCGGTGGTGGGCGAGGACCACGGCCCGACCGATCCCGTCCACGACGCTCCCGGCGGACCGGTTCTGCACGGCGCGTTCGTTGCCCGGGAGGGCGGTCAACATGCGTTGGCCCTGGTGGCGACCGAGGCGGAACCGGTGCACCTGCCGGATCCCGCCCTGATCAGCGATGGCATCGACCGGACCGTGGCCAACTGGCAGGACTGGTCGCGCGTGTTCAGCTACGACGGACCGTGGGCCGACCAGGTGCAGCGCAGTGCCCTGGCGCTGAAGCTGCTGATCTACAGCCCGACGGGTGCAATCGCTGCGGCCGCGACCTCTTCGCTGCCGGAAAGCCCTGCCGGAGAGAAGAACTGGGACTACCGCTTCGCCTGGGTGCGCGACCTGGCGTACACCGCCCACGCCCTGACCCGGTTCGGGTTGCGGGAGGAAACGCACGCCGCGCTGTCCTGGATGTTGCGCACCATCCGCGAGGGCGGCGACCGGATGCACGTCATGTACACCCTGGACGGTGGGCCGGTCCCCCAACCCCGGCAGTTCGACGTACCCGGCTGGCACGGGATCGGCCCGGTCGTGCACGGCAACCCCGCCCAGGACCAACTGCAACTCGGCGCGTACGGCGACCTGTTCGCCATCTGCCGCACGTACGTCGAGGCCGGAAACCTGCTGGACCTCAAGACCGGTCGGTTGCTGGCCAAGATCGCCGACACCGTGGCGGATCTGTGGCGCCGGCCGGATTCCGGGATCTGGGAGCTGCCCCAACTGCGGCACTACACCTGCTCGAAGATGAGCTGCTGGAAAGCGTTGGAGGACGCCGTCTCGCTGTCCGAAGCCGGCGCCATCCCCGGCCACGGCGCGCGCTGGCAGACCGAACGGGACCGCATCCGTGACTGGATCGAAAAGCATTGCTGGTCGGACGAACTCGGGTCCTACGTCGCCTACGCCGACGGCACCGACCTCGACGCCTCGGTCCTGTTGCACGCACCGACCGGGTTCGATCGCGGCGAGCGGATGTCGCGCACCATCGACGCGGTCACCGCAGCACTCGGCAGCAACGGCCTGTTGTACCGCTACTCAGGCATGCAACACGAGGAGAAGACCTTCGTCGCCTGCGCGTTCTGGCGGGCCCAGGCCCTCGCCTGCGTCGGGCGGCATCAGGAAGCCGTCGACCAGATCGATCGACTCGTCGCCGCCGCCAATGACGTCGGTATCTACGCCGAGATGATCGACCCCGACGACGGCTCGGCCTGGGGGAACACACCTCAGGCGCTCAGTCATCTCGGCTTGATCAACGCCGTACTGACCATCGCCGAACTCGTCCCCGACGAGATCCTCGGCACCCGCTGA
- a CDS encoding VOC family protein, translated as MAIRGRVPRGWLGIVLDAPDARALAHFYSDLLGWPLADDEPNWCTIQMPDLPVNLAFQSEPAYVVPTWPSEATHQQMQLHLDLEVDDLAGAIEDAIALGAREAGFQPQHNVRVMLDPAGHPFCLYDNDLPEPQ; from the coding sequence ATGGCGATTCGTGGACGCGTCCCCCGCGGCTGGCTGGGCATCGTGCTCGACGCGCCGGACGCACGAGCCTTGGCGCACTTCTACTCCGATCTGCTCGGTTGGCCGCTGGCCGATGACGAACCGAATTGGTGCACCATCCAAATGCCTGACCTGCCGGTCAATCTCGCCTTCCAGAGCGAACCGGCGTACGTCGTGCCCACCTGGCCGTCGGAGGCCACCCACCAGCAGATGCAGCTGCACCTGGATCTGGAGGTGGACGACCTCGCCGGGGCCATCGAGGACGCCATCGCACTCGGCGCGCGCGAAGCTGGCTTCCAGCCACAACACAACGTGCGGGTGATGCTCGACCCCGCCGGCCATCCGTTCTGCCTCTACGACAACGACCTTCCGGAGCCCCAGTGA
- a CDS encoding class II glutamine amidotransferase produces the protein MCRWLAYLGSDIPIEDVLIRPDHSLLDQSLLARDRFVPGSYLGSQFRDHAFPTNGDGFGLAWRGRDGTLGQFRQTTPAWDSQNLRHLAAQLTSGCFLSHVRAAPGGTIAEQNCHPFVHGNWMFQHNGEINGFTQVKRDLTMDVDPDLYPFILGNSDTEVCFHLALTYGLADDPVAALTRMIGRVEQARHDHKVAEPFRATMCASDGTRLIILRWISPDATGDAAPSLFHSFGARSLRTVDGTPDNLPIDSHLVVSEPLELHWSERTWHEIPAGTIGTVTPGTELEMMPIQL, from the coding sequence ATGTGCCGCTGGCTGGCCTATCTCGGCTCGGACATCCCGATCGAGGATGTGCTGATCCGGCCCGATCACTCGTTGCTCGACCAGAGCCTGCTGGCCCGTGACCGGTTCGTGCCGGGCTCCTACCTCGGCTCGCAGTTCCGCGATCACGCCTTCCCCACCAACGGTGACGGCTTCGGCCTCGCGTGGCGCGGCCGCGACGGCACGCTCGGCCAGTTCCGGCAGACCACACCGGCGTGGGACAGCCAGAACCTGCGCCACCTGGCCGCACAACTGACCTCCGGCTGTTTCCTGTCGCACGTGCGCGCTGCCCCCGGCGGCACCATCGCCGAGCAGAACTGCCACCCGTTCGTGCACGGCAACTGGATGTTCCAGCACAACGGTGAGATCAACGGCTTCACCCAGGTCAAGCGAGATCTGACGATGGACGTCGACCCCGACCTCTACCCGTTCATCCTGGGCAACAGCGACACCGAGGTGTGCTTCCACCTGGCCCTGACCTATGGGCTGGCCGACGACCCGGTGGCGGCGCTGACCCGGATGATCGGCCGCGTCGAGCAGGCCCGGCACGATCACAAGGTCGCCGAACCGTTCCGGGCCACGATGTGCGCCTCCGACGGCACCCGGCTGATCATCCTGCGGTGGATCAGCCCCGACGCGACCGGGGATGCGGCGCCCTCCCTGTTCCACTCCTTCGGCGCACGGTCCCTGCGGACGGTCGACGGCACCCCGGACAACTTGCCGATCGACAGCCACCTGGTGGTCTCCGAACCACTGGAACTGCATTGGAGCGAGCGCACCTGGCATGAGATCCCCGCCGGAACCATCGGCACCGTGACCCCCGGCACCGAATTGGAGATGATGCCGATCCAGTTGTGA
- a CDS encoding Cof-type HAD-IIB family hydrolase — translation MTDLDLPEHADVRLVAADMDGTLLDGNGAVPETLWPLLDEMRSRGIVFAPASGRQYATLERTFASHSQGMVFIAENGTYVVRDGAEISSDTLEPDVVVSIVELLRTRTDLDLGVVVCGKRSAYTERDDPAFRAEADKYYARLELLPDVLEYDDDVLKVAVYDFTSSSTGAGPALEGFAEKYQVVISGHHWVDVMNQGVDKGQALRRLQAALGVTREQTVAFGDYLNDKELLESAGISYAMANAHPDITAVAAYQAPANTDDGVVRVLRALVE, via the coding sequence GTGACCGATCTTGACCTGCCCGAGCACGCCGACGTGCGCCTCGTTGCCGCCGACATGGACGGCACCCTGCTCGACGGCAACGGTGCTGTCCCGGAGACGTTGTGGCCACTGCTTGACGAAATGCGTTCTCGCGGCATCGTGTTCGCTCCGGCGAGTGGCCGGCAGTACGCCACACTCGAACGCACCTTCGCCTCTCACTCGCAGGGCATGGTCTTCATCGCCGAGAACGGCACGTACGTCGTGCGCGACGGCGCCGAGATCAGTTCCGACACGCTGGAGCCAGACGTCGTCGTGTCCATCGTGGAACTGCTACGAACGCGCACCGACCTGGATCTGGGTGTCGTCGTGTGCGGTAAGCGATCGGCGTACACCGAACGGGACGACCCGGCGTTCCGCGCCGAGGCGGACAAGTACTACGCGCGACTGGAACTCCTACCCGATGTCCTGGAGTACGACGACGACGTGCTCAAGGTGGCGGTCTACGACTTCACGTCGTCCTCGACGGGCGCGGGCCCGGCGCTCGAGGGTTTCGCCGAGAAGTATCAAGTGGTGATCTCCGGTCACCACTGGGTGGACGTGATGAACCAGGGCGTTGACAAGGGGCAGGCGCTGCGACGGCTGCAAGCGGCGCTCGGCGTGACCCGCGAGCAAACAGTTGCCTTCGGCGACTACCTCAACGACAAGGAGTTGCTGGAATCAGCGGGCATCTCCTACGCGATGGCCAACGCACACCCGGACATCACCGCCGTCGCGGCCTACCAAGCGCCCGCCAACACCGACGACGGAGTGGTGCGCGTCCTGCGCGCACTGGTTGAGTAG